The following coding sequences lie in one Ignatzschineria sp. RMDPL8A genomic window:
- the sohB gene encoding protease SohB, which translates to MEFIVDYLQFLARAVTIVAAIVLLLLFIIGLRSDASQTRRGRIEFEDLGEGHERIKEEFEALFVEEDETNKKEKTAVKNEGDGAESTSKSDKKRTKKVWEVWKKAEKKSTDTPKKNRLYVIDFDGDMAASAVNQLRHEVSAVLQIANEGDEVLLKLKSPGGMVQSYGLAAAQLARLREKNIHLTASVDEVAASGGYLMACVANRIVAAPFAIVGSIGVVAQMPNFHKLLEKWDIDYEQFTAGEFKRTVTMFGENTDEGRDKFKEELEDVHSAFKSFVSTYRPDLDIDMIATGEHWLASQAKALGLVDELKTSDGYIIEKIDTMKVYGIRYRERRTIRQGISRFVARLSRRFSL; encoded by the coding sequence ATGGAATTTATTGTTGATTATTTACAGTTTTTAGCGCGCGCAGTGACGATTGTGGCGGCGATTGTTTTATTGCTGCTATTTATTATCGGACTGCGCAGTGATGCCTCTCAAACTCGTCGAGGCCGTATTGAATTTGAAGATTTAGGCGAAGGGCATGAGCGCATTAAAGAGGAATTTGAAGCGCTCTTTGTAGAGGAAGATGAGACCAATAAAAAGGAAAAAACCGCGGTCAAAAATGAGGGTGATGGAGCGGAATCTACCTCAAAGTCTGATAAAAAACGCACAAAAAAAGTGTGGGAAGTGTGGAAAAAGGCGGAGAAAAAGTCCACCGATACCCCGAAAAAAAACCGTCTTTATGTGATCGATTTTGATGGGGATATGGCAGCAAGTGCGGTCAATCAGCTCCGTCATGAGGTTTCGGCCGTTCTTCAGATCGCTAATGAGGGTGATGAGGTATTATTGAAGCTTAAAAGCCCCGGTGGCATGGTGCAAAGTTACGGCCTTGCAGCAGCGCAACTTGCCCGTCTTCGTGAGAAAAACATTCATCTGACCGCATCGGTCGATGAAGTGGCGGCAAGTGGTGGATATCTGATGGCGTGCGTGGCCAATCGCATTGTGGCAGCTCCATTTGCGATTGTAGGTTCAATCGGCGTTGTAGCGCAGATGCCAAACTTCCATAAGCTTTTAGAGAAATGGGATATTGATTACGAGCAATTTACCGCCGGTGAATTTAAGCGAACGGTGACCATGTTTGGGGAAAATACCGATGAAGGGCGCGATAAGTTTAAAGAGGAGCTTGAAGATGTGCATAGCGCCTTTAAATCGTTCGTTAGCACCTATCGCCCTGATTTGGATATCGATATGATTGCAACCGGTGAGCACTGGCTCGCCTCGCAAGCAAAAGCACTTGGTCTTGTCGATGAGCTTAAAACAAGTGATGGCTATATCATTGAAAAAATTGATACAATGAAGGTCTATGGAATTCGATATCGTGAGCGCCGTACCATTCGTCAAGGCATTTCACGCTTTGTAGCGCGCTTATCGAGACGTTTTTCACTTTAA
- a CDS encoding peptidylprolyl isomerase, protein MKRRLATLCMGILLGTGMNAAMAEENALVIPDPVATVNGAAITKAEFEDFITYKLGADLSLIQNKEQVNQLVDGLAATKIIYERALDKVKNDEAFAKEYELIKKRLELQVSDELVASFIIDYSENIKLTDEELKAEYERQLPALQNVEYKAAHILVKDLAEAESILNDINAGKITFAEAAEKYSMDPGASANGGDLGWFGHGMMVENFTKALTEMEVGTISKAPVQTEFGYHLISLEDKRTGSAEEIPSFEDLRESLEQLVLQDKIYQYIKEIEESAKIEYNVK, encoded by the coding sequence ATGAAACGTCGACTAGCAACATTATGCATGGGGATTTTATTAGGAACGGGAATGAATGCCGCAATGGCCGAGGAGAACGCTCTTGTCATTCCAGATCCGGTCGCAACGGTGAATGGCGCGGCGATTACAAAAGCCGAGTTTGAAGATTTTATCACCTATAAATTGGGTGCGGACTTGTCTTTAATTCAAAATAAAGAGCAAGTAAACCAGCTCGTTGATGGCTTAGCCGCAACGAAAATTATCTATGAGCGCGCGCTTGATAAAGTGAAAAATGACGAAGCGTTCGCCAAAGAGTATGAGCTCATCAAAAAGCGTTTAGAGTTGCAAGTCTCCGATGAGTTAGTTGCCTCATTTATCATCGATTATTCTGAAAATATTAAGTTAACCGATGAAGAGCTTAAAGCGGAATATGAGCGTCAGCTTCCCGCTTTACAAAACGTTGAATATAAAGCGGCGCACATCTTAGTGAAAGACCTAGCGGAAGCAGAATCGATTTTAAACGATATTAACGCAGGTAAAATTACTTTTGCTGAGGCGGCTGAAAAATACTCCATGGATCCAGGCGCGTCAGCGAATGGTGGCGATCTTGGTTGGTTTGGTCACGGTATGATGGTGGAAAACTTTACTAAAGCGCTCACCGAGATGGAAGTGGGTACGATCAGTAAAGCGCCGGTTCAAACGGAATTTGGTTATCACCTCATCTCACTTGAAGATAAACGTACCGGTTCAGCGGAAGAGATTCCAAGTTTTGAAGATCTGCGCGAATCCTTAGAGCAGCTCGTATTGCAAGATAAGATCTATCAATACATTAAAGAGATTGAAGAGAGCGCAAAAATCGAATATAACGTGAAGTAA
- a CDS encoding BolA family transcriptional regulator gives MDEITEKNRGRIARMEGLLKEALAPSFLEIIDESCHHVGHAGAKGGAGHFKLTIRSDKFNDLGLVAQHRLIYKTLDEMFPTEIHALSIDAQRDNKG, from the coding sequence ATGGACGAAATTACCGAAAAAAATAGAGGGCGCATCGCGCGCATGGAGGGTCTTCTCAAAGAAGCCCTCGCGCCGAGTTTCCTTGAAATTATTGATGAAAGTTGTCACCACGTCGGTCATGCCGGTGCAAAAGGTGGCGCTGGACACTTTAAACTTACGATTCGTTCTGATAAATTTAATGACTTAGGGTTGGTTGCACAACATCGATTAATTTATAAGACACTCGATGAGATGTTCCCAACAGAGATTCACGCACTCAGTATTGACGCACAACGCGACAATAAAGGATAG
- a CDS encoding septation protein IspZ: MSSKAWINKLPSGLITVSSLVFAIAFFGFGRDLIFATKALFVASLITTILFIGLFRKVYIKRTEWGTVGVTLLFTGLTIFLDNEYFILWRSTITSGIIGLGLIVLYLLKKTPLEAILGRPLELNLPKEEWVKVNLIWGIYMLVCALLNAIFVLVFSHETWVLMKTFVIPGLSFVFMLGLFAYLFQKDKAYKKIEKENKLN, encoded by the coding sequence ATGTCATCGAAAGCATGGATCAATAAACTTCCATCGGGGCTGATTACGGTCAGCTCCTTAGTCTTCGCCATCGCCTTTTTTGGCTTTGGCCGAGACCTTATCTTCGCAACGAAAGCCCTTTTTGTTGCCTCACTCATCACAACAATTCTCTTTATCGGGCTCTTTCGCAAGGTGTATATCAAACGCACCGAGTGGGGCACTGTCGGTGTGACGCTCCTTTTTACCGGGCTCACCATCTTCTTAGATAACGAATATTTCATCTTATGGCGCTCAACGATCACTAGTGGCATTATCGGCCTTGGATTGATCGTGCTCTATCTCCTCAAAAAAACACCGTTAGAGGCGATTTTAGGTCGTCCGCTTGAGCTTAATCTTCCTAAAGAAGAGTGGGTGAAGGTCAATCTAATCTGGGGAATTTACATGCTCGTTTGCGCGCTATTAAATGCCATTTTTGTGCTCGTATTTTCTCACGAAACGTGGGTATTGATGAAGACTTTCGTCATTCCGGGGCTCTCTTTTGTCTTTATGTTAGGCCTCTTTGCCTATCTATTTCAAAAGGATAAAGCCTATAAGAAGATAGAAAAAGAGAACAAATTGAATTAA
- the fabD gene encoding ACP S-malonyltransferase: MTQANLAFVFPGQGSQALEMLKDSWDNPVVEATFNEADAALGFSLSEMIKTGTAEDLGKTEITQPALLTVSIALYRLWIEKTGKTPALVAGHSLGEYSALVAAGAMAFKDAVKLVSLRGQFMQTAVPAGTGGMAAIIGMDDDAVIALCQEISKDGAVSAVNFNSPGQVVIAGEKAAVDAACELAKEKGARRALPLPVSVPSHCILMKPAADKLAVELDAIEINAPTIPVIHNVDVKAHNDAEAIKEALITQLYQPVRWTETVAGFADKGIENVVECGSGKVLTGLIRRIDKSLTLFNLSDGASLQNVIESMDQ; the protein is encoded by the coding sequence ATGACACAAGCAAATTTAGCATTCGTATTTCCAGGGCAAGGCTCGCAAGCGTTAGAGATGCTCAAAGATAGCTGGGATAACCCCGTTGTTGAAGCAACCTTTAATGAAGCCGATGCGGCACTTGGATTCTCACTTTCCGAGATGATTAAAACCGGCACTGCTGAGGATTTAGGGAAAACCGAAATCACCCAGCCCGCGCTTTTAACGGTGAGCATTGCACTCTATCGCCTCTGGATTGAAAAAACCGGCAAAACTCCGGCTTTAGTTGCAGGGCATAGCTTAGGTGAATACAGTGCATTAGTTGCAGCCGGCGCAATGGCGTTTAAAGATGCGGTGAAACTGGTATCCCTTCGCGGACAATTTATGCAGACAGCGGTTCCCGCGGGAACGGGCGGAATGGCGGCGATTATCGGTATGGACGATGATGCAGTAATTGCGCTTTGCCAAGAAATTTCAAAGGATGGCGCGGTATCAGCGGTGAACTTTAACTCACCGGGGCAAGTAGTCATCGCCGGTGAAAAAGCAGCAGTTGATGCAGCTTGCGAACTTGCAAAAGAGAAAGGGGCGCGTCGTGCACTTCCGCTTCCAGTATCGGTGCCTTCGCACTGTATTTTAATGAAGCCCGCGGCGGATAAATTAGCGGTTGAGCTCGATGCGATCGAAATTAATGCCCCAACAATTCCTGTGATTCATAATGTGGACGTGAAAGCCCATAATGATGCCGAAGCGATTAAAGAAGCGCTTATTACTCAGCTCTATCAGCCAGTACGCTGGACGGAAACGGTGGCGGGATTTGCGGATAAAGGCATTGAAAATGTGGTTGAATGCGGTTCAGGTAAAGTCTTAACCGGTCTGATTCGCCGCATTGATAAATCGCTAACGCTTTTTAATCTATCAGATGGTGCGAGTCTTCAAAATGTCATCGAAAGCATGGATCAATAA
- a CDS encoding ketoacyl-ACP synthase III encodes MQNSKIIGTGHYLPEKIVTNDDLSKIIETSHDWIVERTGIHQRHLAAEGETPVDLAYHAAIDALKDAGIDASELDLIVLATSTPEQTYPSTATLLQERIGNVGAASFDISAACSGFIYALGIADNFIKAGAAKKAMVIGAELYSKLLNWEDRTTCVLFGDGAAAIILEASDEAGILSTHLHADGNYKELLEVKKSVISGPEVYPYVQMKGNEVFRHAVGKLHQLVTETLDAHNLTGEDLDWFIPHQANLRIMNATAKRVGLTAEKMVITVDKHANTSAASIPLALDIARKDGRVKKGDLVLMEAFGGGFTWGSALVRM; translated from the coding sequence ATGCAGAATTCAAAGATTATTGGTACAGGCCACTATTTGCCTGAAAAAATTGTGACCAACGATGATTTATCAAAGATCATCGAGACCTCGCACGATTGGATCGTTGAGCGGACAGGAATCCATCAACGCCATCTTGCCGCCGAAGGGGAAACTCCGGTTGATTTAGCCTACCACGCGGCGATTGATGCGCTGAAAGACGCAGGGATTGATGCAAGTGAGCTTGATCTAATTGTGCTCGCAACTTCAACACCCGAACAGACCTATCCTTCTACCGCAACGCTTTTGCAAGAACGCATCGGGAACGTTGGTGCGGCCTCGTTTGATATTAGTGCGGCCTGTTCTGGATTTATCTATGCATTAGGGATCGCTGATAACTTTATTAAAGCGGGCGCTGCGAAAAAAGCGATGGTGATCGGGGCGGAGCTCTATTCAAAACTCCTTAACTGGGAAGATCGCACTACCTGTGTACTCTTTGGTGATGGTGCGGCAGCGATTATCTTAGAGGCGAGCGATGAAGCGGGTATTTTATCGACCCACCTTCACGCCGATGGCAATTATAAAGAACTTCTTGAGGTGAAAAAATCAGTCATCTCAGGGCCCGAGGTTTATCCGTATGTGCAGATGAAAGGGAACGAAGTGTTCCGTCACGCCGTCGGTAAACTTCATCAATTAGTTACAGAAACGTTAGACGCACACAATTTAACGGGCGAGGATCTCGATTGGTTTATCCCCCATCAGGCGAACCTTCGCATTATGAATGCTACGGCAAAACGCGTGGGCTTAACGGCTGAAAAGATGGTGATAACCGTGGATAAACATGCCAACACCTCTGCAGCGAGTATTCCATTAGCGCTTGATATTGCGCGTAAAGATGGCCGAGTGAAAAAGGGCGATCTTGTCTTAATGGAAGCCTTTGGCGGCGGATTTACCTGGGGTTCTGCGCTCGTGCGTATGTAG
- the plsX gene encoding phosphate acyltransferase PlsX — MGSSRPIKLAVDLMSGDNGVAEFMPAVLSALTRHPHLTIIGVGDEAVLTPLMEKEPHFQSGRLVIRHASEVVEMDDSPQSALRNKKDSSMRVAINLVKAKEADACMSAGNTGALMATARFVLKTLPGIDRPAICTSIPSMRKEGHIHMLDLGANVDTNADHLYQFAVMGSLLAAAVNNNPEPKVALLNIGSEAIKGNEQVKEATKLLEASTLNYCGYIEPDGLFFDDVDVAVCDGFVGNVALKTMEGTARLITRGLENSFKKNAFTKFSAVVAMPVLKDLKSKLDPRKHNGASLLGLKGIVVKSHGNADRVSFENAIDISVKLVDQQILNKIETQFAE; from the coding sequence ATGGGAAGTAGCAGACCAATCAAATTAGCTGTGGATTTAATGAGTGGCGACAACGGTGTGGCAGAATTTATGCCGGCGGTATTGAGCGCGCTTACAAGGCATCCTCACTTAACCATTATTGGGGTTGGTGACGAAGCGGTTCTTACACCTTTAATGGAGAAAGAGCCTCATTTTCAGTCGGGGCGACTTGTCATTCGGCACGCAAGTGAAGTGGTGGAGATGGATGATTCTCCGCAAAGTGCACTGCGCAATAAAAAAGATTCATCGATGCGTGTGGCGATCAACCTTGTCAAAGCGAAAGAGGCGGATGCCTGTATGTCCGCGGGCAATACTGGCGCTTTAATGGCAACGGCGCGCTTTGTGCTCAAAACTCTACCGGGGATCGATCGTCCGGCGATCTGTACCTCGATTCCGTCGATGCGCAAAGAGGGGCACATTCATATGCTTGATCTTGGCGCGAACGTCGATACCAATGCCGATCATCTCTATCAATTTGCGGTGATGGGCTCGCTCTTAGCGGCGGCGGTGAATAATAATCCCGAGCCGAAAGTGGCGTTATTAAATATCGGGTCAGAAGCGATTAAAGGCAATGAGCAGGTGAAAGAAGCAACGAAATTGCTTGAAGCCTCGACGCTCAATTATTGCGGCTATATCGAACCCGATGGCCTCTTTTTCGATGATGTTGATGTCGCTGTGTGCGATGGCTTTGTCGGAAACGTTGCGCTAAAAACCATGGAAGGCACCGCACGTCTTATCACTCGCGGGCTTGAAAATTCATTTAAAAAGAACGCATTCACCAAGTTTTCCGCTGTGGTGGCGATGCCGGTTCTTAAAGATCTGAAATCAAAACTAGACCCTCGTAAACACAATGGCGCGAGCCTACTTGGGCTCAAGGGGATTGTGGTGAAATCCCATGGGAATGCGGATCGTGTTTCATTTGAGAATGCGATCGATATTTCTGTTAAGCTTGTAGATCAACAAATATTAAATAAGATAGAGACTCAGTTTGCCGAATAA
- the rpmF gene encoding 50S ribosomal protein L32, with amino-acid sequence MAVQKSKVSRSKRGMRRAHDGLTTRPVSVDQTTGEMHLRHHVTADGYFRGRKVIHKNEAVVDAE; translated from the coding sequence ATGGCTGTTCAAAAATCAAAAGTGAGTCGTTCTAAGCGCGGCATGCGTCGTGCACATGATGGACTAACTACTCGTCCTGTAAGTGTTGATCAAACCACAGGTGAGATGCATTTACGTCACCACGTAACTGCAGACGGTTACTTCCGTGGCCGTAAAGTGATTCACAAAAACGAAGCGGTTGTTGATGCTGAATAA
- a CDS encoding YceD family protein has translation MNYNTLTIWQALETELSFHAPISSEFFTRLAEVDLIDHVDPEIDVRLEAGPDSEHKTSVRGTIKATVHLICQRCLEPFAYPIVLDFRWIPVQSEYEADKIDEDEVVLIIEEDDPQELLYHLEDEILLALPVIPYHDEETYCAGREFIKNQKVIEEERKFPFAGLADLLEK, from the coding sequence TTGAACTATAATACGTTAACAATTTGGCAAGCCCTGGAAACAGAGCTCTCATTTCACGCGCCGATATCGAGTGAGTTCTTTACTCGTTTAGCGGAGGTTGATCTAATTGACCACGTGGACCCTGAGATCGATGTTCGTCTAGAAGCAGGTCCGGACTCGGAACATAAAACGAGCGTCCGCGGCACAATTAAGGCAACAGTTCATCTGATTTGCCAGCGTTGTTTAGAGCCGTTTGCGTATCCGATTGTGCTCGACTTTCGTTGGATTCCTGTGCAAAGCGAATACGAAGCTGATAAAATTGATGAAGATGAGGTGGTCCTTATTATTGAAGAGGATGATCCACAAGAACTTCTCTATCATCTTGAAGATGAGATTTTATTAGCCCTGCCAGTCATTCCTTATCATGATGAGGAGACTTATTGTGCCGGTAGAGAGTTTATTAAAAACCAAAAAGTGATTGAAGAAGAGAGGAAATTTCCTTTCGCTGGATTGGCGGATCTCCTTGAAAAATAG
- the moaC gene encoding cyclic pyranopterin monophosphate synthase MoaC — translation MSSLTHLNPKGDAHMVDVSEKAVTARRAVTGGKIYMNETAFSQLVSESAKKGNVLGVARIAAIQAAKQTATLIPLCHPLPLTKVEVDFIPNEAEKSVSIEVVVKTNGVTGVEMEALTATSVGLLTIYDMLKAVDKGMRITDIELLEKSGGKSGHYQKSN, via the coding sequence ATGAGTTCATTAACGCATTTAAACCCAAAAGGTGATGCCCACATGGTCGATGTGAGTGAAAAGGCTGTCACGGCTCGCCGTGCGGTTACCGGGGGTAAAATCTATATGAATGAGACCGCATTTTCACAACTTGTCTCAGAAAGTGCGAAAAAAGGGAATGTGCTCGGCGTTGCGCGCATTGCGGCGATTCAAGCAGCAAAACAGACGGCGACCTTAATTCCGCTCTGCCATCCGCTCCCCTTGACGAAAGTGGAAGTGGATTTTATCCCAAATGAGGCAGAAAAATCGGTTTCGATTGAAGTGGTGGTGAAAACCAATGGCGTTACCGGCGTTGAGATGGAGGCACTTACCGCGACATCTGTCGGCTTATTGACCATTTACGATATGCTCAAAGCGGTGGATAAAGGCATGCGCATTACCGATATTGAGCTTTTAGAAAAGTCCGGTGGGAAGAGCGGACACTATCAGAAATCGAACTAA
- a CDS encoding YcgN family cysteine cluster protein, whose protein sequence is MDDMTLRDEFWTLPLETLNDAEWEALCDGCGLCCLNKIEDADTGRVYATNVACNLLDLRSCRCSRYTIRQRYVPECIKLDYKDLREINWLPETCAYRRRYENEALPEWHYLLSGDKKAVHRSGITDRKALIPERRMKKPLEYYITEAIDGEDD, encoded by the coding sequence ATGGATGATATGACGTTGCGCGATGAATTTTGGACGTTACCCCTTGAAACGCTCAATGATGCTGAATGGGAAGCGCTCTGCGATGGCTGTGGGCTCTGTTGCCTTAATAAGATTGAAGATGCGGATACGGGGCGCGTCTATGCGACGAATGTCGCCTGTAATCTGCTCGATTTGAGATCGTGCCGTTGCAGCCGTTATACGATTCGTCAGCGTTATGTGCCTGAGTGTATTAAGCTTGATTATAAGGATCTGCGCGAGATTAATTGGCTGCCCGAAACCTGCGCGTACCGTCGCCGTTATGAGAATGAAGCACTGCCTGAGTGGCATTATCTGTTGTCGGGCGATAAAAAAGCGGTGCACCGTTCGGGAATTACTGATCGAAAAGCACTGATTCCGGAACGGCGTATGAAAAAGCCGCTAGAATATTACATTACTGAAGCAATTGATGGAGAGGACGATTAA
- a CDS encoding YihY/virulence factor BrkB family protein — MKQIERAKAWLLNSEAPLNPPRYLLLLIYRMVERFMEGELKERAQSLTYTTLLSLVPLIAISFSVLKGFGVHRSLEPLLYDAVGFLGEDRANEFVSVLIGLVDNVQGVVLGGAGLLVLFYTVVGLISTIERAFNKIWGVVKGRNLQTRFVNYLLVVLMGPVFIFAITSVFSGALMDKLMLISPHPVISFLVSKALTISIVTILIWVIYLFIPHSKVRVIPAFLGALIAANFWYIVGKLFTLFVVNSGKQAIIYSGFASIVLFIMWLYLSWLILLVGNQLVFFFQNPEALLDSGEPLHRVDKMEITISLEPQDEQCKNWHITHIKTDHAVIDGCRVEIDECSDTLVDEKAGELKMGEKERSHG; from the coding sequence ATGAAACAGATTGAACGCGCGAAAGCGTGGTTATTAAATAGCGAGGCGCCGTTAAATCCCCCTCGCTATCTTCTTTTATTGATCTATCGAATGGTGGAACGTTTTATGGAAGGAGAGCTTAAAGAGCGGGCACAATCGCTCACCTACACCACGCTCCTCTCCCTTGTGCCGCTTATTGCGATCAGCTTCTCGGTCTTAAAAGGGTTTGGCGTTCACCGCAGTTTAGAGCCACTTTTATATGATGCCGTCGGCTTTTTAGGGGAAGATCGCGCCAATGAATTTGTCTCCGTTCTGATCGGGCTTGTGGATAATGTCCAAGGGGTGGTGCTCGGCGGGGCGGGGCTGTTGGTGCTCTTTTATACGGTGGTCGGGCTGATTTCAACCATTGAGCGTGCTTTTAATAAAATTTGGGGCGTGGTTAAAGGGCGTAATCTGCAAACCCGTTTTGTTAATTATCTCTTAGTGGTGCTGATGGGACCGGTCTTTATCTTTGCGATTACTTCGGTCTTTTCCGGCGCGCTGATGGATAAATTGATGCTGATAAGCCCCCATCCAGTGATCTCCTTTTTAGTGAGTAAGGCGCTGACAATCTCCATTGTGACGATCCTCATTTGGGTGATCTATCTCTTTATCCCCCACAGTAAAGTGCGCGTCATTCCGGCCTTTTTAGGCGCGCTGATTGCGGCGAACTTCTGGTATATCGTCGGGAAGCTCTTTACCCTATTTGTGGTCAATTCCGGTAAGCAAGCGATTATCTATTCGGGGTTTGCGAGCATTGTGCTCTTTATTATGTGGCTCTATCTGTCGTGGCTGATTTTGCTTGTGGGCAATCAATTGGTCTTCTTTTTCCAAAATCCTGAGGCGCTCCTTGATTCAGGCGAGCCGCTTCATCGTGTGGATAAGATGGAGATTACGATCTCACTTGAGCCGCAAGATGAGCAGTGTAAAAATTGGCACATTACCCACATTAAAACCGATCATGCGGTGATCGATGGGTGCCGAGTTGAGATTGATGAATGTTCTGATACCCTTGTTGATGAGAAAGCCGGCGAATTAAAAATGGGTGAAAAGGAGCGTTCTCATGGATGA
- a CDS encoding HIT family protein yields MMGFVLDERLERSSRFVADLPLCQVRIQDEVRFPWIVLIPRKQNIEEVIDLEMDDQHQLAEEIAFASHAMRDIFSPHKLNIGALGNQVRQLHVHVIARYEEDLAWPNPVWGYFELSSQYSRDALQRRIAALQKALEA; encoded by the coding sequence ATGATGGGATTTGTATTAGATGAGCGCCTTGAGCGCAGCAGCCGTTTTGTGGCGGATTTACCGCTTTGCCAAGTGCGCATTCAAGATGAAGTGCGTTTTCCGTGGATTGTGCTTATTCCGCGTAAACAAAACATTGAAGAGGTGATCGATCTTGAAATGGATGATCAGCATCAGCTCGCTGAAGAGATCGCTTTTGCCTCGCATGCGATGCGCGATATTTTCTCACCGCATAAACTCAATATCGGGGCGCTTGGGAATCAGGTTCGCCAATTGCACGTACATGTGATTGCCCGTTATGAGGAAGATCTTGCGTGGCCGAATCCTGTGTGGGGTTATTTTGAGCTTAGTTCACAATATAGCCGTGATGCGCTTCAACGCCGTATCGCCGCCCTGCAAAAAGCACTTGAAGCATAA
- a CDS encoding cell division protein ZapA: MSQESVAVPIKILGVKYQISCEPGEEKALLESATLLDERLAKMREQSRLSIEQASMMVALNLAHDLLKAKREVEESEGKIQRKLESLLAKIDEQMGA, encoded by the coding sequence ATGAGCCAGGAATCAGTCGCAGTCCCAATTAAAATTTTGGGCGTAAAATATCAAATTAGCTGTGAACCCGGTGAAGAGAAGGCGCTCCTTGAATCGGCAACACTCCTTGATGAACGTTTAGCGAAAATGCGCGAACAGAGCCGGTTATCGATCGAGCAAGCCTCGATGATGGTGGCGCTTAATCTTGCGCACGATCTCTTAAAAGCCAAAAGAGAAGTGGAAGAGAGCGAGGGTAAAATCCAGCGTAAACTTGAATCACTTCTTGCAAAAATTGACGAGCAGATGGGAGCGTAA
- a CDS encoding UbiH/UbiF/VisC/COQ6 family ubiquinone biosynthesis hydroxylase → MNKEFDVIINGAGLVGSSIAIALANQGMKILIVEFQTLDRLYPQNDYGLRVSAFTPSSKNWLDYVGVWDQLVHTGRVTPFIHMHVWDEGNRGELTFHAEGTGSDTLGWILDNEVTQGVLLDEAKTKPGITILESSKIERFERDNGKILVALSSGDIYQGELLIGADGGRSWVRTLADIPCTGWSYGQKTIVGQVRPEKDHQSTCWQRFMTNGPLALLPLNDGRCSLAWHTTHEEADYLLSLPREEFAKHLEAGFEGKFGSFKADWNLGAYPLRLNHARDYVQPNLALAGDAAHSIHPLAGLGVNIGYLDAATITDEVIKARAEGVSLGDLSVLKRYEKRRKAHNMLIMGSMDLFKRSSTIQSPLIRKVRSLGLRAADKVPFAKRKLARVAMGYYGDIPEFIKP, encoded by the coding sequence ATGAATAAAGAATTTGACGTCATTATTAATGGTGCGGGACTCGTCGGATCGAGCATTGCCATCGCGCTCGCCAATCAGGGCATGAAGATCTTGATTGTGGAGTTCCAAACGCTCGATCGGCTCTATCCGCAAAACGATTATGGTCTTCGCGTCTCTGCTTTTACCCCGTCGAGTAAAAATTGGCTCGATTATGTGGGCGTATGGGATCAGCTCGTGCATACCGGCCGGGTGACCCCATTTATCCACATGCATGTCTGGGATGAGGGTAATCGTGGCGAGCTTACGTTCCATGCCGAAGGCACCGGTTCCGATACGCTTGGGTGGATTTTAGATAATGAAGTGACGCAAGGCGTTTTGCTAGATGAAGCGAAAACAAAGCCGGGCATCACCATTTTAGAGTCAAGCAAAATTGAGCGCTTTGAGCGAGATAATGGCAAGATTTTAGTGGCGCTTTCAAGCGGAGATATCTATCAAGGCGAATTGCTAATTGGCGCCGACGGTGGCCGTTCTTGGGTGCGCACCTTAGCCGATATTCCGTGTACGGGCTGGAGCTACGGGCAAAAAACCATTGTGGGGCAAGTTCGCCCTGAAAAAGATCATCAAAGCACCTGTTGGCAACGTTTTATGACCAATGGACCGCTTGCGCTATTACCGTTAAATGATGGGCGCTGTTCACTTGCGTGGCACACAACGCACGAAGAGGCGGATTATCTGTTATCGCTCCCCCGTGAAGAGTTCGCCAAACATCTAGAAGCGGGATTTGAAGGGAAATTTGGTTCCTTTAAAGCCGATTGGAATTTAGGGGCTTATCCCTTAAGACTCAATCATGCGCGCGATTATGTGCAGCCCAATTTGGCCTTAGCCGGCGACGCGGCTCACAGCATTCATCCGCTTGCGGGATTAGGCGTTAATATCGGCTATTTAGATGCGGCGACCATTACCGATGAGGTGATTAAAGCCCGTGCAGAAGGGGTCTCACTTGGGGATCTTTCTGTATTAAAACGCTATGAAAAACGACGTAAAGCGCATAATATGTTAATCATGGGGTCGATGGATCTCTTTAAACGGAGCTCGACGATCCAATCGCCGCTCATTCGAAAAGTGCGCAGTTTAGGCCTTCGTGCGGCGGATAAAGTGCCTTTTGCTAAACGCAAACTAGCTCGCGTTGCAATGGGCTATTATGGCGATATTCCCGAGTTTATTAAACCCTAA